A genomic region of Alicyclobacillus sp. SO9 contains the following coding sequences:
- a CDS encoding ThuA domain-containing protein → MTSEIRVTVWNEFRHEREDEEVKRIYPDGIHAALAAPLRDAGFLVHTATLDEPYHGLTDEVLEDTDVLIWWGHIAHDEVSDDIVEKVVQRVWAGMGLVVLHSGHFSKVFKRLMGTSCNLKWRQIGEHELLWVVNPSHPVAAGVGEFIDLPREEMYGEHFDVPAPDELVFIGSFEGGEVFRSGSVFYRGNGKVFYFQPGHETYPTYYQEQIKTVIRNAVKWAAASNLKKPLYGNYPLRHRTVRKEEKNDG, encoded by the coding sequence ATGACATCTGAGATTCGCGTCACAGTCTGGAATGAGTTTCGACACGAGAGAGAAGACGAAGAAGTCAAGAGGATTTATCCTGATGGTATTCATGCTGCCCTCGCCGCACCTCTGCGAGATGCTGGTTTTCTCGTTCACACGGCCACGTTGGATGAGCCTTATCACGGCCTGACAGATGAAGTGTTAGAAGATACAGACGTACTGATTTGGTGGGGTCATATCGCGCATGATGAGGTAAGCGATGACATTGTTGAAAAAGTTGTGCAAAGAGTGTGGGCCGGGATGGGACTGGTTGTACTTCATTCAGGTCATTTTTCAAAGGTGTTTAAGCGGCTTATGGGCACATCGTGTAACTTGAAGTGGCGTCAAATCGGCGAACATGAGTTACTCTGGGTAGTGAATCCATCACACCCCGTTGCGGCCGGTGTCGGTGAATTTATCGACCTGCCCCGTGAGGAAATGTACGGAGAACACTTCGATGTACCAGCACCTGATGAACTGGTGTTCATAGGTTCATTCGAAGGTGGAGAGGTATTCCGAAGCGGGTCCGTTTTCTATAGAGGGAACGGAAAAGTATTTTATTTCCAGCCAGGTCATGAGACGTATCCTACGTATTACCAGGAACAGATAAAAACAGTTATCCGAAATGCAGTTAAGTGGGCGGCTGCGTCAAATCTTAAAAAGCCGTTATATGGGAATTATCCGTTGCGTCATAGAACAGTTCGGAAGGAGGAAAAAAATGACGGATAG
- a CDS encoding alanine--glyoxylate aminotransferase family protein, with product MHIQSQNRLLLGPGPSSVSPEVLKAMSTPLVGHLDPYFLEVMSDMQNMLRQTFQTKNELTLAMSGTGSAGMETVFVNLVEPGDKVLIGICGVFGERMKDVAQRCGADVLTVEAQWGTAIQPEQVEQVLKSTSSIKAVALVHAETSTGVRQPLQEISRIVHNYGALFIVDTVTSLGGIPVEVDKMQIDACYSGTQKCLSAPPGLSPVTLSSAALNVVKTRKQKVQSWYLDLNMIANYWGEERFYHHTAPISMIFSLHEALRLLLDEGLENSFARHARNGQLLQSELEAMGLTLFAQEGYRLPELTSVVFPEEYKEGELRRRLLHEYGIEVGGGLGPLKDKAWRIGLMGHSSTLSNVTLLVQAMKNLLH from the coding sequence ATGCACATACAGTCTCAAAACCGCTTGTTGCTAGGCCCAGGTCCAAGCAGTGTATCCCCAGAAGTGCTAAAGGCGATGTCTACGCCCTTAGTCGGGCACTTGGACCCTTATTTTCTCGAAGTCATGTCAGATATGCAGAATATGCTGCGGCAAACATTTCAAACGAAGAATGAGTTGACTTTGGCCATGTCTGGAACAGGAAGCGCCGGCATGGAGACTGTGTTCGTAAACCTGGTGGAGCCGGGCGATAAGGTGCTGATTGGGATTTGCGGCGTTTTTGGAGAGCGCATGAAAGATGTTGCGCAGCGGTGCGGCGCAGACGTACTGACTGTAGAAGCACAGTGGGGAACTGCAATCCAACCAGAGCAGGTTGAGCAGGTCCTAAAATCGACCTCCAGTATTAAAGCAGTTGCCTTGGTCCACGCGGAGACTTCAACGGGTGTTCGCCAACCGCTGCAGGAGATCAGTCGCATTGTTCACAACTACGGAGCTCTGTTTATCGTGGATACTGTCACGTCCCTAGGCGGAATTCCAGTAGAAGTCGACAAGATGCAGATTGACGCATGTTACAGCGGTACACAAAAGTGCTTGTCAGCACCTCCAGGACTCTCGCCAGTAACCCTCAGCAGCGCCGCGCTGAACGTCGTTAAGACGCGAAAGCAAAAGGTACAAAGTTGGTACTTAGATTTGAACATGATTGCAAACTACTGGGGTGAAGAACGCTTCTATCATCACACCGCCCCAATTTCCATGATATTTTCCCTTCATGAAGCTTTGCGGCTGCTGCTTGATGAAGGACTCGAAAACTCCTTTGCGCGACACGCCAGAAACGGACAGCTGCTCCAGTCGGAATTGGAAGCCATGGGGCTGACTCTGTTTGCACAAGAAGGATATAGACTTCCTGAGCTAACATCTGTTGTTTTTCCCGAAGAATACAAGGAAGGGGAGCTCAGGAGGAGGCTGCTACATGAGTATGGAATCGAAGTTGGGGGCGGGTTAGGGCCCTTAAAGGACAAGGCCTGGCGCATTGGACTGATGGGACACTCCTCCACACTTTCCAATGTGACACTGCTGGTCCAGGCCATGAAAAATTTACTCCATTAG
- a CDS encoding Gfo/Idh/MocA family protein, whose amino-acid sequence MTDRRIQVAIVGCGGIAFGKHLPALAKLEGVEVAAFCDVVETNARKAAAEFGTADARVVTDYRDVMAMDNIDAVYVLTANFLHATVSIAALHAGKHVMCEKPMAMNSEEAASMLQAAHETGKILTVGYQNRFRKDSRYLKAACEAGDLGHIYAAKAIAVRRRMVPTWGNFLSRELQGGGPLIDVGTHALDLTLWMMDNYEPKTVLGVTYDYLGTQGSSANQWGPWDPEKYSVEDAAFALITFQNGASVVLESSWALNTLMTGEARTILHGTKAGADMVDGLRINGEKHGRLYTETPDLNVPSALLGSAVSEQAADVEAAHFIDCIRNETQPIVKPEQALVVTKILEAVYESASKGEPVPL is encoded by the coding sequence ATGACGGATAGACGAATCCAGGTCGCTATTGTGGGTTGCGGCGGGATTGCATTTGGCAAGCACTTGCCAGCTTTGGCTAAGCTCGAAGGGGTCGAGGTGGCCGCATTCTGCGACGTTGTGGAGACCAATGCCCGCAAAGCTGCTGCTGAGTTCGGTACTGCCGATGCGAGGGTAGTGACAGACTACCGCGATGTCATGGCGATGGACAACATCGATGCGGTCTACGTGTTGACTGCAAACTTTCTGCATGCGACGGTCTCCATTGCAGCCTTGCATGCAGGAAAGCATGTGATGTGCGAAAAACCGATGGCCATGAACTCAGAAGAAGCAGCGAGCATGTTGCAGGCAGCACACGAAACAGGGAAAATTCTAACGGTTGGCTACCAAAACCGTTTTCGTAAAGACTCCCGCTATTTGAAGGCAGCCTGTGAGGCGGGTGACCTAGGTCACATTTATGCGGCAAAGGCCATTGCCGTTCGCCGCAGAATGGTTCCGACGTGGGGGAATTTTCTCTCCAGGGAGTTGCAAGGCGGCGGACCTTTGATTGATGTGGGAACCCATGCCTTGGATTTAACGTTGTGGATGATGGATAACTATGAGCCCAAAACTGTTTTGGGGGTGACCTATGACTATTTAGGAACGCAAGGAAGTTCTGCCAATCAGTGGGGACCATGGGACCCGGAAAAGTATTCCGTTGAAGACGCAGCTTTTGCCTTGATTACCTTTCAAAATGGGGCAAGCGTCGTTCTTGAATCCAGTTGGGCACTTAATACACTCATGACAGGTGAAGCCAGAACAATTCTGCATGGAACGAAGGCTGGGGCAGATATGGTGGACGGGTTGCGCATCAACGGTGAAAAGCACGGCAGGCTCTATACTGAGACTCCGGATTTGAATGTACCCTCTGCGCTTCTTGGTTCGGCAGTATCAGAACAAGCTGCAGACGTAGAGGCAGCGCATTTTATTGATTGCATCCGAAACGAAACACAACCTATTGTGAAACCAGAGCAGGCTTTGGTGGTTACAAAAATTCTTGAAGCTGTCTATGAATCAGCAAGCAAAGGCGAACCCGTACCACTGTAA
- a CDS encoding type II secretion system protein GspG — MNLEENKVRDEELEGQVLQQVSDKPSLFVRLKTSIVSGTSKGVTLIELLAVIAILAVIAAVAIPVVENSINNSKISTTKQNLQILSSALQRYYAANNSYPQASKWIDASTGSVGSATLAQDLQPYIQGIPQDGWGEDFQYESTTSGSGSSSVSGFAIATPDSVAGTANSKKAYYVASGPNSTGSPQSGNAP, encoded by the coding sequence ATGAATCTCGAAGAGAACAAAGTCAGAGATGAGGAGCTTGAAGGCCAAGTGCTTCAACAAGTTTCGGACAAGCCTTCCTTGTTTGTAAGGCTCAAGACATCCATCGTGTCAGGCACTAGCAAAGGTGTCACTTTAATTGAACTGTTAGCCGTCATTGCTATCCTAGCCGTTATTGCAGCAGTTGCCATTCCTGTTGTCGAAAACTCGATCAACAATTCTAAAATCAGCACCACCAAGCAGAACCTGCAGATTCTCAGCAGTGCGCTGCAAAGATACTATGCCGCAAACAATAGCTACCCGCAAGCAAGCAAATGGATTGATGCGAGTACAGGCAGTGTGGGCAGCGCTACGTTAGCACAAGACTTGCAGCCGTACATCCAGGGGATTCCGCAAGACGGTTGGGGTGAAGACTTCCAATACGAATCAACAACGTCTGGGAGTGGATCCAGCAGCGTCAGCGGCTTCGCAATAGCAACTCCCGACTCTGTGGCGGGTACTGCGAATAGCAAAAAGGCATATTACGTTGCCAGCGGCCCCAACAGCACCGGGAGTCCACAGAGCGGCAATGCACCGTAA
- a CDS encoding GspE/PulE family protein → MARKRIGDLLTESNIISETQLQEALSQKGTNEKVGELLIRLGYVTEQQLIEVLEFQLGIPHVNLYRFDIDPSVAKLIPESLARRYQALAIRKNKNRLYVAMSDPLDFYAIDDIKMSTGFTVETVIASASELTNLIDQTYGLSEPMDELESLLPQDEGLETQVTDEDSPVARLMTQLIEHGLKTQASDIHIEPRAGEVLIRYRIDGFLRTEQRLPKHMQNMLTARVKILANLDIAERRLPQDGRFQMDINVRHVDLRVSTMPTVHGEKCVLRLFDMTNAILAIPDLKLSPHNQKLFEEMIRSPYGIILLTGPTGSGKTTTLYAGLSELMSDEHNIVTIEDPVEFELDGVNQVQVNPAIGLTFARGLRSLLRQDPDIVMVGEIRDAETAEIAIRTALTGHLVFSTLHTTDAVGSLNRLIDMGIEPFLVASAIVGVVAQRLVRRICDKCGNPYEPTEAEWNWLHRYGVSEGNFKRGKGCGYCNHTGYAGRMAVQEIVQLDDELQHLVLEKRSSADYLRSAIKQGMKTMLEDGIRKAALGQTTISEVMRVTLGD, encoded by the coding sequence GTGGCTAGAAAGAGAATTGGGGACCTGCTGACAGAGTCAAACATTATCAGTGAGACTCAATTGCAGGAGGCTCTATCACAAAAGGGCACAAACGAGAAGGTCGGAGAACTGTTGATTCGGCTGGGGTATGTTACGGAACAACAGTTGATTGAGGTTTTGGAGTTTCAACTCGGTATCCCGCATGTCAATCTATATCGCTTCGACATCGACCCTTCGGTCGCGAAACTCATCCCAGAGTCTTTAGCGCGGCGCTATCAAGCGTTGGCGATTCGAAAGAATAAAAACCGGCTTTATGTAGCCATGTCCGATCCCCTTGATTTCTACGCCATTGACGACATTAAAATGTCTACAGGTTTCACTGTGGAGACTGTCATTGCCAGTGCCAGCGAACTGACGAACTTGATTGATCAGACGTACGGTCTCAGTGAACCAATGGATGAATTGGAATCTCTGTTACCGCAGGACGAAGGATTGGAAACTCAGGTGACAGATGAGGACTCCCCCGTTGCCCGACTGATGACACAGCTCATAGAACACGGACTCAAGACGCAAGCAAGTGATATCCACATTGAACCCCGTGCTGGAGAAGTTCTCATCCGATACCGTATTGACGGATTTCTGCGGACGGAACAACGGTTACCCAAGCACATGCAAAATATGCTAACGGCTCGAGTCAAAATCTTGGCAAACCTGGATATTGCAGAGCGTCGCCTCCCCCAGGACGGCCGATTTCAGATGGATATTAACGTTAGACACGTTGATTTGCGCGTTTCCACAATGCCAACCGTACACGGCGAAAAGTGTGTTCTGCGCCTGTTTGATATGACCAACGCCATTCTCGCAATTCCAGACCTTAAGCTCTCTCCTCACAACCAGAAACTATTTGAAGAGATGATTCGTTCACCCTATGGCATTATTCTGCTTACGGGGCCAACCGGCAGCGGTAAAACCACAACACTCTACGCAGGACTGTCGGAGTTGATGAGTGACGAACACAATATTGTAACAATTGAAGATCCCGTTGAATTCGAACTGGACGGAGTCAATCAGGTCCAAGTGAACCCCGCTATCGGCCTCACTTTCGCACGAGGGTTGCGTTCATTGTTGCGGCAAGACCCAGACATTGTCATGGTTGGTGAGATTCGTGATGCAGAAACCGCAGAAATAGCCATTCGAACAGCCTTAACCGGCCACTTGGTCTTTAGTACGCTCCATACCACCGATGCAGTGGGCAGCCTGAATCGACTTATTGACATGGGCATCGAACCGTTTCTAGTCGCCTCCGCGATTGTGGGGGTTGTCGCCCAGCGACTTGTGCGCCGCATCTGCGACAAATGCGGCAATCCTTATGAACCAACCGAGGCGGAGTGGAACTGGCTCCACCGGTACGGCGTCAGTGAAGGCAATTTCAAGCGCGGGAAGGGCTGCGGTTACTGCAATCATACAGGCTATGCCGGCAGAATGGCAGTCCAGGAAATAGTCCAACTTGACGATGAGTTGCAGCATCTCGTTTTGGAAAAGCGATCGTCGGCAGACTATCTGAGGTCCGCCATCAAGCAAGGTATGAAAACGATGCTCGAAGACGGAATTCGCAAAGCGGCACTTGGACAGACCACGATATCTGAAGTCATGCGAGTGACTTTAGGAGATTAG
- the pilM gene encoding type IV pilus biogenesis protein PilM produces MPFKLTRSKAVAGLECTNHGLRMAVVKPKRAVFVRSQEIYADSPDWYHGEGLDNMTEALKQAVRHQRLYGAGAVITLPNDQWLLRYMTFPVMPKEQLRQAIELELNVSIHLPFEDAVFDVASVQTLTDQTVEGEQTVAMIATSRDLVERLAGMAENAGLVPRAIEVLPLSVGRLLQQTEAITATLSYAVLYLDGTDVTISIFVGSSLYFHRQLGDLLSEVEESAHVHLSVRDLAVEINRVVDFFQHTLSSGARHVADLFLHIGITDSMSDDANPLETQLAEELPQLNVHKVDIEGVRRRRGLFPPFYPAVGMALKGARG; encoded by the coding sequence ATGCCATTCAAACTCACACGCAGTAAAGCAGTTGCTGGATTGGAATGTACAAACCACGGCCTCCGAATGGCCGTGGTGAAACCGAAGCGTGCGGTTTTTGTGCGCTCCCAAGAAATTTACGCTGACTCCCCAGATTGGTACCACGGAGAAGGTTTGGATAACATGACGGAAGCGCTCAAGCAGGCGGTCCGGCATCAGCGACTGTACGGTGCGGGAGCCGTCATTACTCTCCCCAACGATCAGTGGCTGCTGCGTTACATGACATTTCCTGTCATGCCGAAGGAACAATTGCGCCAAGCCATCGAACTGGAATTGAACGTATCCATTCACTTGCCGTTTGAAGATGCTGTCTTTGACGTGGCAAGTGTGCAGACGCTTACAGACCAGACAGTCGAAGGTGAACAGACAGTGGCAATGATTGCAACGTCCAGAGATTTGGTGGAGAGACTCGCTGGAATGGCGGAAAACGCGGGGCTTGTCCCAAGGGCAATCGAAGTGCTGCCGCTCTCTGTCGGACGTTTACTCCAGCAAACCGAGGCCATCACGGCCACCCTGAGCTACGCTGTGCTATACCTGGATGGAACTGATGTCACGATTTCTATCTTTGTGGGCTCAAGTTTATACTTTCACAGACAATTAGGTGACTTACTGTCGGAGGTTGAGGAGTCTGCTCATGTCCATCTGAGTGTAAGGGACCTTGCTGTGGAAATAAATCGCGTTGTTGATTTCTTCCAACACACCCTGTCCAGCGGTGCTCGGCACGTGGCAGACTTGTTTCTCCACATTGGCATTACAGATTCCATGAGTGACGATGCCAATCCATTGGAAACACAGTTGGCCGAAGAACTACCGCAGTTGAACGTGCACAAGGTAGATATTGAAGGAGTTCGTCGACGCAGGGGATTATTCCCGCCCTTTTATCCGGCTGTTGGCATGGCTCTGAAGGGGGCTCGCGGCTAA
- a CDS encoding sugar phosphate isomerase/epimerase, whose translation MKLGVFAVLFGNLSFTQMLDKVAGSGLEAVEIGCGGHPGKAHCDPSQLLNDKAALRKFREEVASRGLEISALSVHGNPLHPNDEVSGRDHADFVEAVHLAEELGVSTVNTFSGCPGESDESLHPSWVTCPWPNEYAEVLKWQWEEKVLPYWSRQNEFVKAHGVRAAIEPHPGFVVYNTESCLRLHEGAGEHIGINFDPSHLFWQQMNPIAGIKALAKAGALFHVHAKDTGFDARNMADNGVLDTKPYTEELHRSWIFRTVGYGHGEETWKEILSTLQLVGYDGVVSIEHEDSLMSVEEGFNKAVAFLQQTMIRQRIGEMWWT comes from the coding sequence ATGAAGCTTGGTGTATTTGCAGTGTTGTTTGGCAACTTATCTTTTACGCAAATGTTGGACAAAGTGGCTGGCAGCGGTCTTGAAGCAGTAGAAATTGGTTGTGGCGGGCATCCTGGAAAGGCTCACTGCGACCCTTCACAGCTGCTAAATGATAAGGCAGCTTTACGCAAATTTCGTGAGGAAGTCGCATCGAGAGGGCTCGAAATTAGTGCCTTATCAGTTCACGGGAATCCGTTACATCCCAATGATGAGGTGTCCGGGCGCGATCACGCTGACTTTGTAGAAGCTGTCCACCTTGCGGAAGAACTAGGCGTCTCTACAGTCAACACGTTTTCTGGCTGTCCCGGTGAATCAGATGAGTCGCTTCACCCATCCTGGGTTACCTGTCCGTGGCCCAATGAGTACGCAGAAGTTCTAAAGTGGCAGTGGGAAGAAAAGGTGTTGCCCTACTGGTCACGCCAGAACGAATTTGTGAAGGCACACGGCGTTCGAGCTGCAATAGAACCTCACCCTGGTTTTGTCGTATACAATACAGAGAGCTGTCTGCGCCTCCATGAGGGAGCAGGGGAACATATTGGCATAAACTTTGACCCGAGTCACCTGTTCTGGCAGCAAATGAACCCCATTGCGGGTATCAAGGCACTTGCAAAAGCGGGGGCCTTGTTCCATGTACACGCAAAAGACACGGGTTTCGATGCCCGTAACATGGCTGATAACGGCGTGCTGGATACGAAACCGTATACCGAAGAACTTCATCGAAGCTGGATCTTCCGAACGGTGGGCTACGGTCACGGGGAAGAAACATGGAAGGAAATTCTGAGCACTCTGCAATTGGTTGGTTATGACGGTGTTGTCAGCATTGAACATGAAGACAGTCTCATGTCCGTTGAAGAAGGATTCAACAAGGCTGTCGCTTTCTTGCAGCAGACCATGATTCGGCAACGGATTGGTGAGATGTGGTGGACGTGA
- a CDS encoding type II secretion system F family protein, which translates to MQYSYRAIAAGGKPTKGVVTAGTRQEALLQLRELGMTTTELTEGKILTGTRNWLSFLTQTEIHLGGNHVKSGDFAAFCRQFATLIRAGVQIVDAVKLLASQTESKSLRKALEEVNLDIQKGNFLSSAITKHKRVFPEMFVNMVKAGEASGNLDEIMDRVANFFEEQHYSGEKIKSAMTYPITVGLMSIAVVIFLMVRIVPTFVNVFKGMNISLPLPTRIVIGASHLLVHSWYLIVLALIGLYVFYRWALRYKQVVYYRDLVQLRIPVFGKLAQKSSIAQVMRTLATLYKSAVPILDALQLTASAAGNEVVATRLREAITSLKNGNRLSDPLRQHWVFPPLVTHMVRIGEETGNLELMLSKVADFYEAEAQALVDRLKTLIEPLMIVFLALIVGVIVSSVIVPIFTIYQHVSQIG; encoded by the coding sequence ATGCAGTATTCGTATCGAGCCATCGCGGCAGGAGGAAAACCAACAAAAGGTGTTGTGACAGCAGGAACCCGCCAAGAAGCGCTTCTGCAACTACGCGAGCTTGGCATGACCACAACGGAACTGACCGAAGGCAAAATCCTGACAGGCACCCGTAATTGGCTGTCTTTTCTCACCCAGACCGAAATTCACCTAGGCGGAAACCACGTTAAATCCGGGGACTTTGCGGCCTTCTGCAGGCAGTTTGCTACACTCATCCGTGCTGGTGTTCAAATTGTGGATGCTGTCAAACTCCTAGCAAGCCAAACGGAGAGTAAATCTCTTCGAAAAGCACTGGAGGAAGTCAACCTTGACATTCAAAAGGGCAACTTTTTGTCCAGTGCAATCACGAAACACAAGCGAGTCTTCCCAGAAATGTTCGTCAACATGGTGAAAGCAGGCGAAGCATCCGGGAATTTAGATGAAATTATGGACAGAGTCGCAAATTTTTTCGAGGAGCAACACTACTCTGGTGAAAAAATAAAATCTGCCATGACCTATCCTATTACTGTAGGACTCATGTCCATCGCTGTTGTCATATTTCTCATGGTTCGTATCGTTCCTACGTTCGTGAATGTATTTAAGGGAATGAACATCTCACTGCCCCTGCCCACGCGCATTGTCATTGGCGCATCTCACCTGCTTGTTCATTCTTGGTATTTGATTGTTCTGGCTCTCATTGGTCTCTATGTTTTCTATAGATGGGCACTTCGATACAAGCAAGTTGTGTATTACCGTGATTTGGTGCAGTTGCGGATACCGGTCTTTGGAAAATTGGCACAGAAATCGTCTATTGCCCAGGTAATGAGAACACTAGCTACCTTGTATAAGAGCGCTGTACCAATCCTGGATGCCCTTCAATTGACGGCGTCCGCAGCAGGTAATGAAGTCGTGGCGACTCGTCTGAGAGAAGCCATAACGAGTCTCAAAAACGGAAATCGTCTGTCCGACCCGCTTCGTCAGCACTGGGTGTTCCCTCCTCTCGTGACACATATGGTTCGAATCGGTGAGGAAACAGGGAACCTGGAACTGATGCTGAGTAAAGTAGCCGATTTTTACGAAGCGGAAGCTCAGGCTCTCGTCGATCGCTTGAAGACACTGATTGAGCCGTTGATGATTGTCTTTCTGGCACTCATTGTTGGTGTCATTGTCAGTTCGGTAATCGTGCCTATCTTCACAATCTATCAGCATGTGAGTCAGATAGGCTAG
- a CDS encoding enoyl-CoA hydratase/isomerase family protein: MELKTITKNLSNGVLEIALNRPEVMNAINEEMGNELYHALKQADLDTGVRAIVLTGTGRGFCSGQDLGSDIGSLEHLSLTDIVRDRYNALIAKMISLRVPLIAAVNGMAAGAGLGLALACDLRLASADAQFTVAFNKIGLVPDSGVSYFLPRLIGLGKAVELTWTSDKISAEEAKQMGIVNQVYATDDFRNSVHQFAEYLASGPVNAFAMTKQLMTKNLESSVPQALENEAKFQGQAGQSDEFREGVAAFREKRRAEFWKS, from the coding sequence ATGGAACTCAAGACGATTACGAAAAACTTGAGTAATGGAGTCCTTGAAATCGCTCTTAATCGACCAGAAGTTATGAATGCAATCAATGAAGAGATGGGAAATGAACTCTACCACGCTTTGAAACAAGCCGACCTGGACACGGGTGTCCGTGCAATTGTGCTTACAGGAACAGGGCGGGGCTTTTGCTCGGGGCAGGACTTGGGAAGTGATATCGGGTCTCTGGAACACCTCTCCCTGACCGATATTGTCCGAGACAGGTATAACGCTCTAATTGCCAAGATGATATCGCTTCGTGTTCCCTTGATTGCCGCCGTAAACGGTATGGCTGCTGGTGCTGGCCTCGGTTTGGCGTTGGCCTGTGACCTGCGATTGGCATCTGCCGACGCTCAATTTACCGTGGCCTTTAATAAAATTGGGCTCGTTCCGGATTCTGGGGTAAGCTACTTTCTACCACGGTTGATTGGGTTGGGGAAGGCTGTAGAGTTAACTTGGACCAGTGACAAGATTTCAGCCGAGGAAGCAAAGCAAATGGGTATTGTAAATCAAGTTTATGCAACGGATGATTTTCGAAATTCAGTTCACCAATTTGCGGAATATTTGGCTTCAGGTCCTGTCAACGCCTTTGCAATGACAAAGCAGTTAATGACGAAAAATCTTGAATCAAGTGTACCGCAAGCCCTTGAGAATGAGGCGAAGTTTCAGGGACAGGCGGGGCAAAGTGACGAATTTCGGGAAGGCGTCGCAGCCTTCCGCGAGAAGCGGCGGGCAGAGTTCTGGAAGTCATAG
- a CDS encoding prepilin-type N-terminal cleavage/methylation domain-containing protein, giving the protein MLNGPRFLKHDGGLTLIEVLAAIVILGVALSGIAKLFAMTAEQNRFGEEQQWASSIAQSEIAKMGTSGVTAFLNQQQPDVVKNGTTFHTVIHQVQPLPAWARTSGLQSSNGPNLVDVEVDVSWATSFHGVKKNHQVTYTQLFSQ; this is encoded by the coding sequence ATGTTGAATGGTCCGCGATTTCTGAAACACGATGGAGGTTTGACACTAATTGAAGTTCTGGCCGCCATTGTCATCTTAGGGGTTGCCTTAAGCGGCATTGCGAAACTGTTTGCAATGACCGCAGAACAAAACCGATTTGGTGAAGAACAGCAGTGGGCCTCAAGTATTGCGCAGTCAGAAATCGCCAAGATGGGAACATCCGGTGTCACTGCCTTTCTCAATCAACAGCAGCCGGATGTGGTCAAAAATGGGACAACTTTTCACACGGTCATTCATCAAGTGCAACCTTTACCAGCCTGGGCACGAACGTCTGGACTTCAGAGTTCAAATGGTCCGAATTTAGTTGATGTGGAGGTGGATGTCTCATGGGCAACCTCGTTTCACGGTGTAAAGAAAAATCATCAAGTCACCTACACGCAGTTGTTCAGTCAATAA
- a CDS encoding heterocycloanthracin/sonorensin family bacteriocin: MDNYKDELKKLDVGDFEASKVQKTDETGEYDTVLTQCGGCGCGGCGGCGCGGCGGCGGCGGCARCGGCFRCGGCYRCGGCFRCGGCYRCGGCFPW; this comes from the coding sequence ATGGATAATTACAAGGACGAACTAAAGAAGCTGGACGTTGGCGACTTTGAAGCAAGTAAAGTTCAGAAGACAGACGAAACAGGAGAGTATGACACAGTTCTCACACAATGCGGCGGCTGTGGTTGCGGCGGTTGCGGGGGCTGTGGTTGCGGGGGCTGCGGCGGCTGCGGTGGCTGCGGTGGCTGTGCACGCTGCGGCGGTTGCTTCCGCTGTGGAGGATGTTATCGCTGCGGCGGCTGCTTCCGTTGTGGCGGTTGTTATCGCTGCGGCGGCTGTTTTCCCTGGTAA
- a CDS encoding Tfp pilus assembly protein FimT/FimU — translation MGNLVSRCKEKSSSHLHAVVQSIRRLATEDAGVTLLELIVAMVLSVSVLTTIGLVFSAETTSWNAAVSKEQLQSDIDTVNATLTIAFQNMNQAQVASDEKEVIGSGPDGTQWDIQVHGQDITVVQAPSTGAKKTKTFHFVNVSLSNSSFVPEGNTPAGGGQTGATTATNLVGVKLIATVTQAHEQHNSQELDVKYAVGSGF, via the coding sequence ATGGGCAACCTCGTTTCACGGTGTAAAGAAAAATCATCAAGTCACCTACACGCAGTTGTTCAGTCAATAAGACGTCTCGCCACTGAAGATGCTGGTGTCACGCTGTTGGAACTGATTGTGGCCATGGTTCTGTCTGTATCCGTACTTACGACAATTGGGCTCGTATTCAGTGCAGAAACGACGTCTTGGAATGCAGCAGTCTCCAAGGAGCAATTGCAATCTGACATCGATACCGTTAACGCAACCTTAACCATCGCGTTCCAGAATATGAACCAAGCACAAGTTGCTTCAGATGAAAAAGAAGTCATCGGCTCCGGCCCAGACGGAACCCAGTGGGATATTCAGGTCCATGGGCAAGATATCACAGTAGTTCAGGCCCCATCCACCGGTGCGAAAAAGACGAAGACCTTCCACTTCGTAAATGTATCTTTGTCGAACTCATCATTTGTACCTGAAGGAAATACACCTGCTGGCGGCGGACAAACTGGGGCGACTACCGCCACCAATCTTGTCGGGGTTAAGCTGATAGCGACCGTAACGCAGGCCCATGAGCAGCATAACAGTCAAGAACTGGACGTGAAATATGCCGTAGGGAGTGGTTTTTGA